A stretch of Sphingorhabdus sp. YGSMI21 DNA encodes these proteins:
- a CDS encoding sterol desaturase family protein, producing the protein MGRVSDRNTLSEKREASAEGSYSGTLSERHSGESPIKRTLINLIPPATVVAVVLFWMLAPASVTDSPWSIVVAGLAISFFVLGLEQLLERHEGWRLTRKEFATDIFYLALQYTAIGWATETLADKPLATFKESIGISTEWAMQMPFLLQVALVIFLYEFGQYWMHRLMHDWYPAWLTHAPHHHITQLNALKGSVGNPIELFLISLSVIAIFDLDTAALFCGFNVLTVVSTFAHANVRSNPPLFYSYVFTTIRHHSLHHTALSYEDTRCNYGNSLILLDRIFGTFRDGESEEVGQDDRRRLSIYEQFVFPFQPLINKFKARHDEPSSADIQGGEYIEK; encoded by the coding sequence ATGGGTCGAGTGTCGGATCGCAACACACTATCAGAAAAGCGGGAAGCCAGCGCCGAGGGCTCTTATTCCGGCACGCTATCCGAACGCCATTCGGGCGAAAGTCCGATCAAGCGGACATTGATCAACCTTATTCCTCCCGCGACGGTCGTTGCCGTTGTCCTTTTCTGGATGCTTGCGCCAGCATCCGTGACCGACAGCCCCTGGTCCATTGTGGTTGCCGGGCTTGCCATCAGCTTTTTTGTTCTGGGTCTGGAACAGTTGCTCGAGCGGCACGAGGGCTGGCGTCTGACGCGCAAGGAATTTGCCACCGATATTTTCTATCTGGCCCTCCAATATACGGCAATCGGCTGGGCAACCGAGACGCTGGCCGACAAACCGCTGGCCACGTTCAAGGAGTCGATTGGCATCAGCACGGAATGGGCCATGCAGATGCCCTTTCTGCTGCAGGTCGCCCTGGTAATATTCCTCTACGAGTTCGGCCAATACTGGATGCACAGACTGATGCACGACTGGTATCCGGCCTGGCTGACCCACGCGCCACATCACCATATTACCCAGCTCAACGCACTAAAAGGGTCTGTGGGCAATCCGATCGAACTGTTCCTGATCAGCCTCAGCGTCATTGCGATCTTCGATCTCGACACGGCGGCGCTGTTCTGCGGCTTCAACGTGCTCACCGTGGTGTCCACCTTCGCCCATGCCAATGTGCGTTCAAACCCTCCCCTATTCTATTCCTATGTGTTCACGACCATCCGCCATCACAGCCTGCATCACACGGCGCTGAGCTATGAAGACACGCGGTGCAATTACGGCAATTCCCTGATCCTGCTCGACCGGATTTTCGGCACGTTTCGGGACGGGGAATCCGAAGAGGTAGGACAGGATGACCGCAGACGGCTGTCGATTTACGAGCAGTTTGTCTTCCCGTTTCAACCCCTGATCAACAAGTTCAAGGCCCGGCACGACGAACCATCGTCGGCCGACATTCAAGGAGGAGAATATATCGAGAAATAA
- a CDS encoding MBL fold metallo-hydrolase: protein MDRRTFLSYNATAATVAVTGNTLTTFGDSAMAATRPAPIDFKRNVPAPGAFPERWICGSESCMDNMDPPVQVHWYNAHTAILRQNKAYSFEAPFTPLYFGNDRVLLLDEGFTQLRNDWDLRGVVDDCIADWCARNGRDPASLELLVAFSHLHSDHYAAVNQFADRPNTRYMGLTHEEMLGFWGMTNYPEQRVTLDLGGREILIWGSPGHVVSEFAYYDNYTQILYTGDMFYRGRCYITYWEPWFESMKRLIEFVDTHPVTHVMGCHVEISKDGKDYPYGVTYQPDEAPVQMTVKQLRETFAYAQTITEPGIYFTGTVFLCNQTRSTTTIDTNPYRY, encoded by the coding sequence ATGGATCGTCGCACCTTCCTATCCTATAACGCCACAGCCGCCACCGTTGCGGTCACCGGCAATACACTCACCACATTTGGCGATTCCGCGATGGCCGCAACGCGCCCGGCACCCATCGATTTCAAGCGCAATGTTCCGGCGCCCGGTGCCTTTCCCGAGCGCTGGATATGCGGTTCGGAGTCCTGCATGGACAATATGGATCCGCCGGTTCAGGTCCACTGGTATAATGCGCACACCGCGATCCTCCGGCAGAACAAGGCCTATAGTTTCGAGGCGCCCTTCACGCCGCTCTATTTCGGTAATGATCGTGTCCTGTTGCTCGACGAGGGCTTCACCCAGTTGCGCAACGACTGGGACCTGCGCGGGGTGGTCGACGACTGTATCGCGGACTGGTGCGCACGGAACGGGCGGGATCCGGCCAGTCTGGAACTGCTGGTTGCTTTCAGCCATCTTCACTCCGACCATTATGCTGCGGTCAATCAGTTCGCCGACCGGCCCAACACCCGCTATATGGGCCTGACCCATGAAGAAATGCTCGGGTTCTGGGGCATGACCAATTACCCGGAACAGCGCGTGACGCTTGATCTGGGCGGACGCGAGATTCTGATCTGGGGCTCACCCGGCCATGTGGTGTCGGAATTTGCCTATTATGACAATTACACCCAGATTCTCTACACCGGCGACATGTTCTATCGCGGGCGCTGCTACATCACTTACTGGGAGCCCTGGTTCGAGAGCATGAAGCGGCTGATCGAATTTGTTGATACCCATCCCGTTACCCACGTCATGGGCTGCCATGTAGAGATCAGCAAGGATGGCAAGGACTATCCTTACGGTGTTACCTATCAGCCTGATGAAGCGCCGGTGCAGATGACAGTGAAACAATTGCGCGAGACGTTTGCTTACGCCCAGACGATCACCGAGCCGGGCATCTATTTCACCGGCACGGTTTTCCTCTGCAACCAGACGCGCAGTACCACCACGATCGATACAAATCCTTATCGTTACTAA
- a CDS encoding MBL fold metallo-hydrolase, translating to MPQTSAPTLNPTASGNGNPDLGYNPPGVRNTDSTVPLHPAEAVTHDYNSDGPAPGRLAFRWTYGSNVAAKNRDPRVQVVQYNEDSFVLRQNVCVHWEAPFTYLLFGNKGALLIDSGATANAKHYPLRETVDAIITRWGQARGRSKVPLTIALTSGEDIGQNQGLVQFAGRPDTVIVPTPLNVMKQHYGFRNSWPSGTGTIDLGDRAIEVIPTPGTHKDGVTFYDPYCRVLFTGDFLYPGKINIGNDRDFVTSLERLKTFAAARSPKWILGGHVEMMFAPGRYYPRFATYKPYERILQLEPEVIDEALQYAREIQGKDMLLIRPDFVLYNGVSPDQRTSVWPENVPRINPPRPF from the coding sequence ATGCCGCAGACGTCAGCGCCAACCCTCAATCCAACAGCATCGGGAAACGGCAATCCCGATCTCGGCTATAATCCTCCCGGCGTCCGCAATACCGATTCCACTGTACCGTTGCACCCGGCGGAGGCCGTAACTCATGATTATAACAGCGACGGCCCGGCGCCCGGCAGACTGGCGTTCCGCTGGACCTACGGTTCCAATGTCGCGGCCAAGAACCGCGATCCGCGCGTGCAGGTCGTGCAATATAATGAGGACAGTTTTGTCCTGCGACAGAATGTTTGCGTACATTGGGAAGCGCCCTTCACCTATCTTCTGTTTGGCAACAAGGGTGCCCTGCTGATCGACAGCGGCGCAACGGCCAATGCGAAACATTATCCGCTGCGCGAGACGGTCGATGCCATAATCACCCGCTGGGGACAGGCGAGAGGGCGCAGCAAGGTGCCGCTGACTATCGCTCTGACGTCCGGCGAAGACATTGGGCAAAACCAGGGTCTGGTACAATTTGCCGGACGACCGGATACAGTCATCGTGCCAACGCCGCTGAATGTAATGAAACAGCATTATGGGTTCCGGAACAGCTGGCCTTCGGGCACGGGTACGATTGATCTCGGCGACCGGGCGATCGAGGTCATCCCGACGCCTGGCACCCACAAGGACGGCGTCACATTTTATGATCCCTATTGCCGCGTCCTGTTCACCGGCGATTTCCTGTATCCCGGCAAGATCAATATCGGCAATGATCGCGATTTCGTAACGTCGCTGGAACGGCTCAAGACATTCGCGGCGGCCCGTTCACCCAAATGGATTCTCGGCGGTCATGTCGAGATGATGTTTGCGCCCGGCAGATATTATCCGCGCTTTGCTACCTATAAGCCTTACGAACGAATATTGCAGCTGGAACCGGAAGTGATCGATGAAGCGCTGCAATATGCGCGCGAAATCCAGGGCAAGGACATGCTGCTGATCCGTCCGGATTTCGTACTCTACAACGGCGTCAGTCCCGATCAGCGGACCTCGGTCTGGCCCGAGAACGTGCCCCGGATCAACCCGCCCCGGCCGTTTTGA
- a CDS encoding putative urea ABC transporter substrate-binding protein — MIKGIRRAGALAMLACAFIITSCSPAAEETAAPRTEFNIGWSIYAGWMPWPYAQQAGIVKKWEDKYGIKINIVQVNDYVESVNQYTAGQLDGVTVANMDALTIPAAGGKDTSAIIVGDYSNGNDGVLLKGTDDLRAIKGRTINLVELSVSHYLLARALDAVGLSMTDVSTVNTSDADIAGAFMSKDVTAAVAWNPQLSTMKQAPGASLLFSSANIPGEILDLLVVDTATLKANPNLGKALAGIWYETTALMQKQDEEGKAARTAMAALAGTTPEMFDAQLETTFLYADPKSAVAATSDKALIETMTRVRDFSFAQGLFGQGAKSADVVGMAFPGGKTLGDPNNITLRFDETYMQMAADGAL, encoded by the coding sequence ATGATCAAAGGGATACGTCGCGCAGGGGCATTGGCAATGCTGGCATGTGCTTTCATCATAACATCGTGCTCGCCAGCGGCCGAGGAAACGGCAGCGCCACGCACCGAATTTAATATCGGCTGGTCCATCTACGCCGGCTGGATGCCTTGGCCATATGCCCAACAAGCGGGTATCGTTAAGAAATGGGAAGACAAGTACGGCATCAAGATCAACATCGTGCAGGTCAACGACTATGTCGAATCCGTGAACCAATATACCGCGGGTCAACTGGACGGCGTCACCGTTGCCAACATGGATGCGCTCACCATCCCGGCTGCTGGCGGCAAGGACACGAGCGCAATCATCGTTGGCGACTATTCCAACGGCAATGATGGCGTGCTTCTTAAAGGCACAGACGATCTCCGCGCAATTAAGGGCCGGACGATCAACCTCGTCGAACTGTCGGTGTCCCATTATCTTCTGGCGCGCGCGCTTGATGCAGTCGGCCTGTCGATGACCGACGTCAGTACGGTCAACACGTCGGACGCGGATATTGCCGGTGCCTTCATGTCGAAGGATGTCACTGCCGCCGTTGCCTGGAATCCACAGCTGTCCACGATGAAACAGGCGCCGGGAGCAAGCCTGCTCTTCAGTTCCGCCAATATTCCGGGCGAGATTCTCGACCTCTTGGTCGTCGATACCGCAACGTTGAAAGCCAATCCCAATCTCGGCAAGGCGCTTGCCGGAATCTGGTATGAAACGACCGCTCTGATGCAAAAACAGGACGAAGAGGGCAAGGCAGCACGAACGGCTATGGCTGCCCTTGCTGGCACGACGCCCGAAATGTTCGATGCTCAGCTTGAAACAACCTTTCTGTATGCAGATCCCAAATCTGCTGTAGCGGCAACGTCGGACAAGGCGCTAATTGAAACCATGACCCGGGTGCGCGATTTCAGCTTCGCGCAGGGCTTGTTCGGTCAGGGCGCGAAATCAGCCGATGTGGTTGGGATGGCATTCCCGGGAGGTAAGACGCTCGGGGATCCGAATAATATAACCTTGCGGTTCGACGAGACCTATATGCAAATGGCCGCTGATGGTGCGTTGTAG
- a CDS encoding ABC transporter permease subunit, translating to MRWVNRRISRGNNLLLGSIPILLLVLIYLLAATERHAINPSDKLLPLPGAMVQAMWGLLFEPDQLTGRLLFWADTLASLQRLGLGLGISTLSALLVGLLLGILPPVRATFGMLVTGIAVIPPIALLPILFIAFGLGETAKVALIVIGVAPFMIRDIAAHIGGLPREQIVKAQTLGANTWQLILRVALPQAMPRLIQAVRLSLGPAWVFLISAEAIASDIGLGYRIFLVRRYLAMDVILPYVMWIALIAVALDFLLARSSRSLFPWAHGTSR from the coding sequence ATGCGCTGGGTGAATCGCCGCATAAGTCGAGGCAATAATCTGCTCCTGGGCTCCATTCCGATCTTGTTGCTGGTGTTGATCTACCTGCTGGCAGCGACCGAGCGCCACGCGATCAATCCCAGTGACAAACTGCTCCCTCTGCCAGGCGCTATGGTTCAGGCCATGTGGGGACTGCTGTTTGAACCCGACCAGTTGACGGGTCGCTTACTTTTTTGGGCGGATACGCTCGCCAGTCTCCAGCGGCTCGGACTCGGGCTGGGCATCTCTACCCTGTCGGCGCTCCTCGTTGGCTTGCTGCTTGGGATCCTGCCGCCGGTGCGGGCCACTTTCGGTATGCTGGTGACAGGGATTGCCGTCATACCGCCAATTGCCTTGCTGCCGATATTGTTCATAGCCTTCGGTCTTGGCGAGACCGCCAAAGTGGCACTCATCGTCATCGGGGTCGCACCCTTCATGATCCGCGATATTGCTGCCCATATTGGCGGCCTGCCGAGAGAACAGATTGTCAAGGCGCAGACCTTGGGCGCAAACACCTGGCAACTGATATTGCGGGTGGCCCTGCCGCAAGCCATGCCCCGCCTGATCCAGGCCGTTCGCCTTTCGCTAGGGCCAGCGTGGGTGTTCCTGATCTCAGCCGAGGCCATCGCTTCGGATATTGGCCTCGGATATCGCATTTTCCTTGTTCGTCGCTATCTCGCGATGGACGTCATTCTGCCTTATGTCATGTGGATCGCATTGATCGCTGTGGCACTGGACTTTCTGCTCGCCCGCTCCAGTCGGAGCCTGTTTCCTTGGGCACATGGAACAAGCCGTTGA
- a CDS encoding ABC transporter ATP-binding protein, which produces MSAVLSLRNLWVEYGDKVVLERINLEIEQGSFVSIIGPSGAGKSSLLRIILGQEAPTSGSILLDGVPLNPECGPDRGVVFQRYSVFAHLTVLGNVLFGLECGQAPFTARLFGTRRRAAVAEAEEMLAAVGLGDSLHLYPAQMSGGMQQRLAIAQALIKRPRILLLDEPFGALDPGIRSDMHALITRLWREYALTIIMVTHDIREAFSLGTRVLALDKLRQDPHAPHRYGASVAYDIPIDKKHLLPEDIDIGVAGDCSIEIMGSITVDTTNNN; this is translated from the coding sequence TTGAGTGCGGTCCTGAGCCTGCGCAACCTGTGGGTCGAATATGGCGACAAGGTGGTTCTGGAGCGCATCAACCTTGAGATCGAACAAGGTTCTTTTGTTTCAATTATCGGACCTTCAGGGGCGGGCAAGAGCAGCCTGCTGAGAATCATACTCGGACAGGAGGCGCCGACCAGCGGGAGCATCCTGCTCGATGGTGTCCCCCTGAACCCGGAATGCGGACCGGATCGGGGTGTCGTGTTCCAGCGCTACTCCGTTTTTGCCCATCTCACGGTCCTGGGCAATGTGCTGTTCGGACTCGAATGTGGGCAGGCACCTTTCACGGCACGGCTATTCGGAACCCGCCGGAGGGCTGCCGTTGCGGAAGCGGAAGAGATGCTGGCGGCGGTTGGGCTTGGCGACAGCCTGCATCTTTATCCGGCGCAGATGTCCGGAGGCATGCAACAGCGACTGGCAATTGCTCAGGCGCTTATAAAACGTCCCCGCATCTTGTTACTCGATGAGCCTTTCGGTGCGCTTGATCCGGGCATCCGGTCCGACATGCACGCGTTGATAACGCGGTTGTGGAGAGAATATGCCCTGACTATAATCATGGTTACCCATGATATTCGCGAAGCCTTCTCGCTCGGAACCAGGGTTCTGGCCTTGGACAAATTGCGTCAGGATCCGCACGCGCCGCACCGCTATGGTGCCTCTGTGGCCTACGATATTCCGATCGATAAAAAGCACCTGTTGCCGGAAGATATCGACATTGGCGTAGCGGGCGATTGCAGCATCGAAATTATGGGCAGTATTACTGTTGACACAACTAATAATAACTGA
- a CDS encoding CopG family ribbon-helix-helix protein, translating into MISEPTKLARLSMSLPAELLLHLDNMVEERGLPSRSQLMAELIRHALAEHEALTRPEETLAGTITLVYRGDHAGVRQQLATTQLHYLKEVISSQHVFLEDDQSLEVLLVQGPAVRLEKLCDALRRIRGVHQLRLVTTTALLPQLHEQDELANKNKKGRSAAA; encoded by the coding sequence ATGATATCGGAACCTACAAAACTCGCCCGGCTGAGCATGAGCTTGCCTGCAGAATTATTGCTTCATCTAGACAATATGGTTGAAGAACGCGGTCTGCCGTCACGGTCTCAATTGATGGCAGAGCTGATTCGCCATGCGTTGGCAGAGCACGAGGCACTGACACGGCCGGAAGAAACGCTCGCCGGAACAATCACGCTGGTTTATCGCGGCGACCACGCAGGCGTGCGTCAGCAACTCGCTACAACCCAGCTACATTATCTGAAAGAAGTCATCTCCTCGCAGCATGTCTTCCTGGAGGACGACCAGTCACTGGAAGTGTTGCTGGTACAGGGGCCGGCGGTGCGACTGGAGAAGCTTTGCGATGCCTTGCGGCGCATTCGTGGAGTGCACCAGTTGCGGCTTGTCACCACCACCGCATTGCTGCCTCAACTTCATGAACAGGACGAACTGGCCAACAAGAACAAGAAGGGCAGGAGCGCCGCAGCATGA
- a CDS encoding urea amidolyase associated protein UAAP1, with protein MTKPLADPMAARDHARAMAGTTVDAMPVLPPVADDLPAEVAAGDLLWEETIAAGGYATRKLARGSRLRLIDLEGDACASVLLFNAEMPTERLNVADTVKVQWNAYLGAGKLLLSDMGRVMMSILEDEAGTHDAFCGASNAATNEAKYGEGRNSSASPNGRDRLLLGSAKHGLQRRDVHPCINFFKGTKIEADGTITPLVGPFEAGRELLLRAEMDVIVVIANCPHILDPREKWTVAPLRVSAWRGPVTSADDPIRNATPEGARAFLNVEDYFRR; from the coding sequence ATGACCAAGCCACTGGCGGATCCTATGGCTGCACGCGACCATGCGCGGGCGATGGCCGGCACGACGGTTGATGCCATGCCGGTCCTGCCTCCGGTCGCCGACGATCTGCCCGCCGAAGTGGCCGCCGGGGATTTGCTCTGGGAGGAAACGATCGCTGCCGGCGGTTATGCCACCCGCAAACTGGCCCGCGGATCCCGCTTGCGTCTCATCGACCTCGAGGGCGACGCATGCGCTTCGGTCCTCCTCTTCAACGCAGAAATGCCGACCGAGCGGCTCAATGTCGCGGATACGGTGAAGGTGCAGTGGAACGCCTATCTTGGCGCCGGCAAATTGCTGCTCTCGGACATGGGCCGCGTGATGATGAGCATATTGGAGGACGAGGCGGGCACCCACGACGCTTTTTGCGGCGCGTCCAACGCCGCGACCAATGAAGCCAAATATGGAGAAGGTCGCAACAGCAGCGCTTCTCCCAACGGCCGGGACCGTCTCTTGCTGGGATCTGCCAAGCATGGATTGCAAAGAAGGGATGTACATCCGTGCATCAATTTTTTCAAAGGAACGAAGATCGAGGCAGACGGGACCATCACGCCGCTGGTCGGTCCCTTCGAGGCCGGCCGCGAGCTGCTGCTGCGCGCCGAAATGGATGTGATTGTTGTGATCGCCAATTGTCCCCACATTCTCGATCCGCGGGAGAAGTGGACCGTCGCTCCGCTGCGTGTTTCAGCGTGGCGCGGGCCGGTGACGTCCGCCGACGATCCCATACGCAACGCGACGCCGGAAGGCGCGCGCGCCTTTCTGAATGTCGAAGATTATTTCCGTCGCTAG
- a CDS encoding urea amidolyase associated protein UAAP2 gives MTAPQGLEGLSGTIIHDEIVPARAPWLYHIAAGQTLRIVDLEGNQAVDFLLYSTADDAERYSAQDTVAAQANLFLRTGTVLRSNEGRAMMTILTTSVDYHDTIGGACSCESNTLRYGHHTKSQHACVENFLEANLTEGRGKRDIVPNINFFMNVPVEEDGALGIVDGISAPGLMVDLRAEMDVTVVVSNCPQINNPCNGFNPTPVRMIVAA, from the coding sequence ATGACAGCCCCCCAAGGATTAGAAGGTCTTTCCGGTACAATCATTCATGACGAGATCGTGCCCGCACGTGCGCCTTGGCTTTATCACATAGCCGCGGGCCAAACTCTTCGCATTGTCGATCTGGAAGGGAATCAGGCGGTGGATTTTCTGCTCTATTCGACGGCCGACGATGCTGAGCGCTATAGCGCGCAGGACACCGTCGCCGCGCAGGCCAATCTGTTCCTCCGTACCGGCACCGTTCTGCGGTCGAACGAGGGACGGGCGATGATGACGATCCTCACTACGTCAGTCGATTATCATGACACGATTGGCGGTGCTTGCTCCTGCGAGTCCAACACGTTGCGCTATGGCCACCATACCAAGAGCCAGCATGCCTGCGTCGAGAATTTTCTCGAGGCCAACCTTACCGAAGGCCGGGGCAAGCGAGATATCGTGCCCAATATCAACTTTTTCATGAACGTGCCGGTGGAGGAAGACGGAGCGCTGGGAATCGTCGACGGCATCTCGGCACCGGGGCTGATGGTCGACCTGCGCGCCGAAATGGACGTCACCGTAGTGGTGTCAAACTGTCCGCAAATCAACAATCCGTGCAACGGGTTCAATCCCACCCCGGTACGGATGATCGTGGCCGCATGA